In a genomic window of Flavobacteriales bacterium:
- a CDS encoding PorP/SprF family type IX secretion system membrane protein: MKRASGEYQVVSGEWGAASVLGAPHSPLTTHHSQSAWIVLLFSLLMTAQNTSAQDIHFSQFFNVPMGLNPGAIGQFDGDYRAHGVFRQQWRSVTVPYRTFGLGGDARDFNGVKGLGLGAWLFNDRAGDSRMNQFHFSLGGSWTETLDARDRHSLTVGAQFGLTSLTIDNSGLSFDAQYNGFTYDPSRDNGEDFQRYGLLHEDIHAGIVYRFVHSPRNWLQAGFGLYNLTKPGVGFLNEPSIPLDRRADLHALLSVRVHDDIDVLPAIRWMAQGTFREFDLGANARYILLERYGLKRALLAGVHLRARDAGFIFAGLERDDWTFGMSYDINTSDLVPASRNRGAIEFTAIRIWKKRPPVPVRFKACPEQL, from the coding sequence ATGAAACGCGCGAGTGGTGAGTACCAAGTGGTGAGTGGTGAGTGGGGCGCAGCTTCTGTGCTGGGTGCGCCCCACTCACCACTCACCACTCACCACTCGCAGAGCGCTTGGATCGTATTGCTCTTCTCGTTGCTGATGACAGCGCAGAACACGTCCGCCCAGGACATCCACTTCTCGCAGTTCTTCAACGTGCCCATGGGATTGAATCCCGGGGCGATCGGGCAGTTCGATGGTGACTACCGCGCGCATGGCGTCTTCCGTCAGCAATGGCGATCGGTCACGGTGCCCTACCGCACCTTCGGGCTGGGTGGTGATGCGCGCGACTTCAATGGCGTCAAGGGCCTTGGCCTCGGTGCCTGGCTCTTCAACGACCGCGCGGGCGACAGCCGCATGAACCAATTCCACTTCAGCCTCGGCGGCAGCTGGACCGAGACCCTCGATGCGCGCGATCGCCACTCGCTCACGGTCGGCGCGCAGTTCGGCCTCACCTCGCTCACCATCGACAACAGCGGTCTGAGCTTCGACGCGCAGTACAACGGCTTCACCTACGATCCCAGCCGCGACAACGGCGAGGACTTCCAGCGCTATGGGCTGCTGCACGAGGATATCCATGCCGGCATCGTCTATCGCTTCGTCCACTCGCCGCGCAACTGGCTGCAAGCGGGCTTCGGACTCTACAACCTCACCAAGCCCGGCGTCGGCTTCCTCAACGAGCCCAGCATCCCGCTCGACCGCCGCGCGGACCTGCACGCCCTCCTTTCCGTTCGTGTGCATGACGACATCGACGTGCTGCCTGCGATCCGGTGGATGGCGCAGGGCACCTTCCGCGAATTCGACCTCGGCGCCAATGCGCGGTACATCCTGCTCGAGCGCTACGGCCTGAAGCGCGCCCTCCTTGCAGGCGTTCACCTGCGCGCACGCGACGCCGGCTTCATCTTCGCCGGCCTGGAGCGCGACGACTGGACCTTCGGCATGAGCTACGACATCAACACCAGCGACCTGGTGCCCGCCAGCCGGAACCGCGGCGCCATCGAGTTCACGGCGATCCGCATCTGGAAGAAACGTCCGCCGGTGCCGGTGCGCTTCAAGGCTTGTCCCGAGCAATTGTGA
- a CDS encoding gliding motility-associated C-terminal domain-containing protein: MMQVRNGLLSFLAAIAAVACSGQARFIENKGQWPDAVRYRAELDGVVLWAQDDAVLFDLFDAKALHDAHANVKDPLPETLRHHAVCMRFVSATAGGRADAAQRLTGLHSYFLGRDPKRWAGGARAFAEMSLRAIAPGCDAVFRAGRSGAKYDLVVAPGADPAAIRIAFEGADKVELRGAALVVHTSLGRLTERIPIAYQEIDGERRTVHCRYTLRDGIVGFKPGDYDKRHPLIIDPTLRFATYSGSFSNNFGYTASFDQLGFLYAGSTAFGNQFPVTTGAYQTQWAGGAGQQNGGTDIAITKYDTTGTFLVWSTYLGGNGDEMPHSLFVDGNDQLVVLGTTGSTDFPTPATTYDNSFGGGSAVTPAGLGISYPNGSDMVVARLSADGSALIGSTYLGGAANDGLNTATGLKFNYADEVRGEVLLDPQGRVWVVSCTQTQNMPTTAGSAQGAFGGGSHDGYVARFNPQLTQLQFGSYLGGSGADACYNGDLDAQGRLYVCGGTVSSDLPVSSGAVQGAFNGGPADAFAARFSADGGIIERLTYWGSSGYDQAYFIELDQPGNAFLFGQTNAPNGQLIQNAPYNIPGGGQFITKLDPNLSNVLLSSRVGAGDGTPDISPTAFLVDVCDKIYTSGWGSSAGGLGGGLTTTGLPVTADAHQGTTAGHDLYLAVFDIDMTALDYATYYGGAQSPEHVDGGTSRFDRRGRVYQSVCAGCQNNDDFPTTPGAWSATNNSSGCNNGVLKFDFDAPLTIAAFLAPDTVCAPLSVAFTNLSSGATSYLWDFGDSQTSTAFSPTHSYAQPGTYTVTLTATSPVTCNGQDVTTRTVTIAAAGPSLQAMNDTLICGPIASFDLIATSFGTANTWHWSSNAQFTDILNSTFSDSTGTVAPAVSGTYHIRVSNGSICTARDSVQVTISLGAIAVSGEQGICAGDTAVLTVSGADPGSSIAWSPAEDIINGQGTASALVAPVEATTYGVSVSSPLGCSWSGTVTVNVSPLFGNTVTATADQTLVLPGTTVQLLATPSAGVTYSWQPAGAVSDPAIANPTAVIQQTTTFTATVSDGTCTRSIPVTVRVYELRCEEPDIFVPNTFTPNGDGANDVLFVRGRHIERMEFKVFDRWGEKVFESTDPSFGWNGEYKGKLVDPAVFVYHLKVWCIDGQEYFTKGNVTVVR, from the coding sequence ATGATGCAGGTGCGCAACGGACTCCTCTCTTTCCTCGCAGCGATCGCGGCGGTCGCCTGTTCCGGTCAGGCCCGCTTCATCGAGAACAAGGGGCAATGGCCCGATGCCGTCCGCTACAGGGCCGAGCTCGATGGCGTGGTGCTCTGGGCGCAGGACGATGCCGTGCTCTTCGACCTATTCGACGCCAAGGCCCTGCACGATGCTCATGCCAATGTGAAGGACCCGCTGCCGGAGACGCTGCGTCACCACGCCGTGTGTATGCGCTTCGTGAGCGCCACAGCCGGAGGCAGGGCCGATGCCGCGCAAAGGCTCACGGGCCTCCACAGCTATTTCCTGGGCCGCGATCCGAAACGATGGGCGGGCGGTGCGCGCGCCTTCGCCGAAATGAGCCTGAGGGCGATAGCACCCGGTTGCGATGCCGTGTTCCGCGCAGGGCGCAGCGGCGCGAAGTACGATCTGGTGGTCGCCCCGGGCGCTGATCCCGCGGCCATCCGCATCGCCTTCGAGGGCGCCGACAAGGTGGAGCTGCGCGGCGCGGCGCTCGTGGTGCACACCTCGCTCGGCAGGCTCACGGAGCGCATCCCCATCGCCTACCAGGAGATCGATGGCGAACGGCGAACGGTGCATTGCCGCTACACGCTGCGTGATGGGATCGTCGGCTTCAAGCCCGGCGACTACGACAAGCGCCACCCCCTCATCATCGACCCCACCTTGCGCTTCGCCACCTACTCGGGGTCCTTCAGCAACAACTTCGGCTACACGGCCAGCTTCGATCAGCTCGGCTTCCTTTATGCCGGCAGCACGGCTTTCGGCAACCAGTTCCCCGTGACCACCGGCGCCTATCAGACGCAATGGGCCGGCGGTGCGGGCCAGCAGAACGGCGGCACCGACATCGCGATCACCAAGTACGACACCACGGGCACCTTCCTCGTGTGGAGCACCTACCTCGGCGGCAACGGCGATGAGATGCCGCACAGCCTGTTCGTTGATGGCAACGATCAGCTCGTCGTGCTCGGAACAACCGGCTCCACGGATTTCCCCACGCCGGCCACCACCTACGACAACAGCTTCGGCGGCGGCAGCGCCGTGACCCCTGCAGGCCTGGGCATCTCATACCCGAACGGCAGCGACATGGTGGTGGCGCGCCTCAGCGCCGATGGCAGCGCGCTGATCGGCAGCACCTACCTCGGCGGCGCCGCGAACGATGGCCTCAATACCGCCACCGGACTGAAATTCAACTACGCGGATGAGGTCCGCGGCGAAGTGCTCCTCGACCCCCAGGGCCGCGTGTGGGTGGTGAGCTGCACGCAGACCCAGAACATGCCCACCACCGCCGGTTCAGCGCAGGGCGCCTTCGGCGGCGGCAGCCACGATGGCTATGTGGCGCGCTTCAATCCGCAGCTCACGCAATTGCAGTTCGGCAGCTACCTCGGCGGCAGCGGAGCCGATGCGTGCTACAACGGCGACCTCGACGCGCAAGGCCGCTTGTATGTGTGCGGCGGAACGGTGAGCAGCGATCTGCCGGTGAGCAGCGGCGCGGTGCAGGGGGCTTTCAACGGCGGGCCTGCGGATGCCTTCGCGGCACGCTTCAGTGCCGATGGCGGCATCATCGAACGGCTCACCTACTGGGGAAGCAGCGGGTATGATCAAGCCTATTTCATCGAGCTGGACCAGCCCGGCAATGCCTTCCTCTTCGGGCAAACCAACGCGCCCAACGGTCAGCTGATCCAGAATGCGCCGTACAACATTCCCGGCGGCGGGCAATTCATCACCAAGCTCGATCCCAATCTGAGCAATGTGCTGCTGAGCTCTCGCGTGGGCGCAGGCGATGGCACGCCGGACATCTCGCCCACGGCCTTCCTCGTGGATGTCTGCGACAAGATCTACACGAGCGGGTGGGGCAGCAGCGCGGGCGGACTGGGCGGCGGCCTCACCACCACGGGCCTGCCCGTCACCGCCGATGCGCACCAAGGCACCACGGCCGGCCACGACCTCTACCTCGCGGTTTTCGACATCGACATGACCGCGCTCGACTACGCCACATACTACGGCGGTGCGCAGAGCCCCGAGCATGTCGATGGCGGCACAAGCCGCTTCGACCGGCGCGGGCGCGTGTACCAGAGCGTGTGCGCCGGCTGCCAGAACAACGACGATTTCCCCACTACGCCAGGGGCCTGGAGCGCCACCAACAACAGCAGCGGCTGCAACAACGGCGTCCTCAAGTTCGATTTCGATGCACCGCTCACCATCGCGGCCTTCCTCGCCCCCGATACCGTGTGCGCGCCCTTGAGCGTCGCCTTCACCAACCTGAGCAGCGGCGCCACGAGCTACCTGTGGGATTTCGGCGACAGCCAGACCTCCACGGCGTTCAGCCCCACGCACAGCTATGCGCAGCCTGGCACCTACACCGTGACCCTCACGGCCACGAGTCCCGTTACCTGCAACGGTCAGGACGTCACCACGCGCACGGTGACCATCGCCGCCGCGGGCCCATCGCTGCAGGCCATGAACGACACGCTCATCTGCGGGCCGATCGCTTCATTCGATCTCATCGCCACCAGCTTCGGCACGGCGAACACCTGGCATTGGAGCAGCAACGCGCAGTTCACTGACATCCTGAACAGCACCTTCTCAGACAGCACCGGCACCGTTGCGCCCGCCGTGAGCGGCACCTATCACATCCGCGTGAGCAATGGCTCCATCTGTACCGCGCGCGACAGTGTGCAGGTCACCATTTCACTCGGAGCCATCGCCGTGAGCGGTGAGCAAGGGATCTGCGCGGGCGATACCGCCGTGCTCACGGTGAGCGGCGCCGACCCCGGCTCCAGCATCGCTTGGTCACCTGCAGAGGACATCATCAACGGGCAAGGCACCGCATCGGCCCTTGTCGCGCCGGTGGAAGCGACCACCTACGGCGTTAGCGTGAGCTCTCCGCTCGGCTGTTCGTGGTCTGGCACCGTCACCGTGAATGTCTCGCCGCTCTTCGGGAACACGGTAACCGCAACGGCGGATCAAACGCTCGTGCTTCCGGGCACCACCGTGCAATTGCTGGCCACTCCGAGCGCGGGCGTGACCTATTCATGGCAGCCCGCCGGCGCTGTGAGCGATCCCGCCATCGCGAACCCCACAGCGGTCATTCAGCAGACCACCACCTTCACCGCCACCGTGAGCGATGGCACCTGCACGCGCTCCATTCCGGTCACCGTCAGGGTGTACGAATTGCGCTGCGAGGAGCCGGACATCTTCGTGCCGAACACCTTCACGCCCAACGGCGATGGCGCGAACGACGTGCTCTTCGTGCGCGGCCGCCACATCGAACGCATGGAATTCAAGGTCTTCGACCGCTGGGGCGAGAAGGTCTTCGAGAGCACGGATCCCTCCTTCGGCTGGAACGGCGAGTACAAGGGAAAGCTGGTGGATCCGGCCGTCTTCGTGTACCACCTGAAGGTCTGGTGCATCGATGGTCAGGAGTACTTCACGAAGGGCAATGTGACCGTGGTGCGATGA
- a CDS encoding SAM-dependent chlorinase/fluorinase, with translation MAIITLTTDMGTKDHYVAVVKAAIMQQEPGATVVDITHEVKPFHTAMAAHVARNAFPAFPSGSIHIIGVNPEADAITAHVVARHEGHHFITADNGILPLVFEGKPYEAFELTMKLDDHHAAFPTRSVFVKAACHLARGGTAETIGRKMTALRELIGFAPSIQENAIVGRATYVDHYGNVMTNIKRALFDEMHGGRTFRIRFGRTANDLTKIHSTYGDVPNGVCLAFFNASGHLEIAVNKGSDGNGGGDSKLLGLHEGDAVRVEFGAKR, from the coding sequence ATGGCGATCATCACCCTCACCACCGACATGGGCACCAAGGACCATTATGTGGCCGTGGTGAAGGCGGCGATCATGCAGCAGGAGCCGGGCGCAACGGTGGTGGACATCACGCACGAGGTGAAGCCCTTCCACACGGCCATGGCGGCGCATGTGGCCCGCAACGCCTTCCCCGCCTTCCCGTCCGGCAGCATCCACATCATCGGCGTGAACCCTGAGGCCGATGCCATCACCGCGCACGTGGTGGCGCGCCATGAGGGGCACCACTTCATCACCGCCGACAATGGGATCCTGCCGCTGGTCTTCGAGGGCAAGCCCTACGAGGCCTTCGAGCTCACCATGAAGCTCGACGACCACCATGCCGCATTCCCTACGCGCTCGGTGTTCGTGAAAGCGGCCTGCCACCTGGCGCGCGGCGGCACGGCAGAGACCATCGGGCGCAAGATGACGGCGCTGCGCGAGCTCATCGGCTTCGCGCCCTCGATCCAGGAGAACGCCATCGTGGGCCGCGCCACCTACGTTGACCATTACGGCAACGTGATGACCAACATCAAGCGCGCGCTCTTCGACGAGATGCACGGCGGGCGCACGTTCCGCATCCGCTTCGGCCGCACCGCCAACGACCTCACGAAGATCCATTCCACCTACGGCGATGTGCCCAACGGCGTGTGCCTGGCCTTCTTCAATGCCAGCGGGCACTTGGAGATCGCCGTGAACAAGGGCAGCGATGGCAACGGCGGCGGCGATTCCAAGCTGCTGGGCCTGCACGAGGGCGATGCCGTTCGCGTGGAGTTCGGCGCGAAGCGGTAG
- a CDS encoding PhoH family protein: MSEKLITITGVDPVDILGANDANLRIIRSLFPKLSLVARGDTVKVSGAPEDIALFDARFAELLGHVAKYNELPRKVLDDIMGGGDAPRDGGDGEDGVLVFGNAGLRVKARTPNQQRLVEAVRESDMVFAIGPAGTGKTYTAVALAVKALKERSVRRIILTRPAVEAGENLGFLPGDLREKLDPYLQPLYDALKDMLPAARLSEYLEEGVIQIAPLAFMRGRTLDNAFVILDEAQNATLPQVKMFLTRMGRNAKFVITGDVTQVDLPDRQPSGLMPAVDMLRQVPGIAIIELDVRDVIRHELVTRVLGAFAEHERKGEG; this comes from the coding sequence TTGAGCGAGAAGCTGATCACCATCACGGGCGTTGATCCCGTGGATATCCTCGGCGCCAACGACGCCAACCTGCGGATCATCCGCAGCCTCTTCCCCAAGCTCAGCCTCGTGGCGCGCGGCGACACCGTGAAGGTGAGCGGCGCCCCCGAGGACATCGCGCTCTTCGACGCGCGCTTCGCGGAGCTGCTGGGCCATGTGGCCAAGTACAACGAGCTGCCGCGCAAGGTGCTCGACGATATCATGGGCGGCGGCGATGCCCCCCGCGATGGCGGAGACGGTGAGGACGGCGTGCTCGTGTTCGGCAACGCCGGCTTGCGCGTGAAGGCCCGCACGCCCAATCAGCAGCGCTTGGTGGAGGCCGTGCGCGAGAGCGACATGGTGTTCGCCATCGGCCCGGCCGGAACCGGCAAGACCTACACGGCGGTGGCCCTCGCGGTGAAGGCGCTGAAGGAGCGCAGCGTGCGCCGCATCATCCTGACACGTCCTGCGGTGGAGGCGGGGGAGAACCTCGGCTTCCTGCCCGGCGACCTGCGCGAGAAGCTCGATCCTTACCTGCAGCCCCTGTATGATGCGCTGAAGGACATGCTCCCGGCAGCGCGCCTGAGCGAATACCTGGAGGAAGGCGTGATCCAGATCGCGCCGCTGGCTTTCATGCGCGGCCGCACGCTCGACAATGCCTTCGTGATCCTCGATGAAGCGCAGAACGCCACGCTCCCGCAGGTGAAGATGTTCCTCACGCGCATGGGCCGCAACGCCAAGTTCGTCATCACCGGCGATGTGACCCAGGTGGACCTGCCTGACCGGCAGCCCAGCGGATTGATGCCGGCGGTTGATATGCTTCGGCAGGTGCCGGGCATCGCCATCATTGAGCTCGATGTGCGCGACGTGATCCGGCACGAGCTTGTGACGCGCGTGCTGGGCGCGTTCGCGGAGCATGAGCGGAAGGGGGAGGGATGA
- a CDS encoding phosphoribosylaminoimidazolesuccinocarboxamide synthase: MTTTDTTLIRSELSHPLIQKVYRGKVRDVYTLSDGRIILVASDRISAFDVVLPRGIPHKGQVLSQLSWHMLKATAAIAPNWATAQPDPNVVIGHACETVKVEMVVRGFLAGHAWRTYAEGKRMLCGAPLPEGLKESDRLPGPIITPSTKADEGHDEDITPDEILSRGLCTSEEWSTMSRYALALFAEGSRMAEERGLLLVDTKYEFGRAADGRILLIDEVHTPDSSRYFHADGFAERQAKGERQKQLSKEFVREWLIAGGFMGKEGQQVPVMDDAFVQSVTDRYVELYERITGKAFVPADTSDINARIQHALNEHLG; this comes from the coding sequence ATGACCACGACCGATACCACGCTCATCCGCAGCGAACTGAGCCACCCGTTGATCCAGAAGGTCTATCGCGGCAAGGTGCGCGATGTGTATACCCTGAGCGATGGCCGCATCATCCTGGTGGCCAGTGACCGCATCAGCGCATTCGATGTGGTGCTGCCGCGCGGCATCCCGCACAAGGGCCAGGTGCTGAGCCAGCTCAGCTGGCATATGCTGAAGGCCACGGCTGCCATCGCTCCGAATTGGGCCACCGCCCAGCCCGATCCCAACGTGGTGATCGGCCACGCCTGCGAGACGGTGAAGGTGGAGATGGTGGTGCGCGGCTTCCTTGCTGGCCATGCCTGGCGCACCTATGCCGAAGGCAAGCGCATGCTCTGCGGTGCCCCGCTCCCGGAAGGATTGAAGGAGAGCGATCGCCTGCCCGGGCCGATCATCACCCCCAGCACCAAGGCCGACGAGGGCCACGATGAGGACATCACGCCCGATGAGATCCTCTCGCGCGGACTGTGCACCTCCGAGGAATGGTCAACCATGAGCCGCTATGCCCTGGCGCTCTTCGCGGAGGGATCACGCATGGCCGAGGAGCGCGGCCTGCTGCTCGTTGATACCAAGTACGAATTCGGCCGCGCAGCCGATGGCCGCATCCTGCTCATTGATGAGGTGCATACGCCCGACAGCTCGCGCTACTTCCATGCCGATGGCTTTGCTGAACGGCAGGCCAAGGGCGAGCGGCAGAAGCAATTGAGCAAGGAGTTCGTGCGCGAGTGGCTCATCGCCGGCGGCTTCATGGGCAAAGAGGGCCAGCAGGTGCCGGTGATGGACGATGCGTTCGTGCAGAGCGTCACGGACCGCTATGTGGAATTGTATGAGCGGATCACGGGCAAAGCGTTCGTGCCCGCGGATACCAGCGACATCAATGCGCGCATCCAGCATGCGCTGAATGAGCACCTCGGCTGA
- a CDS encoding NAD-dependent epimerase/dehydratase family protein, giving the protein MPVSLVTGGAGFMGAHVVKELLSLGHTVVALDDLSGGFADQVDPRAVFVQGSITDHDLVERLFAEHRFDYVYHLAAYAAEGLSHFIRRFNYTNNLIGSINLINASVRHGVKCFVFTSSIAVYGALPPPMREDMVPKPEDPYGVAKYAVEMDLYAARHMFGLEYVVVRPHNVYGEYQNLGDRYRNVVGIFMNQLMQGQPMTVFGDGEQKRAFTYIGDIAPIIATAALTPSAFGEVFNVGADTPCTVNQLATLVQEAMGIKGEVRHLDARNEVVFAFSDHSKVERIFGKRRETTLAEGLARMAPWARATGARESSRFSHIEIEQGLPPSWMVK; this is encoded by the coding sequence ATGCCCGTTTCACTCGTCACCGGAGGCGCCGGCTTCATGGGCGCCCATGTCGTCAAGGAATTGCTGTCGCTAGGACACACTGTTGTGGCGCTCGATGACCTCAGCGGCGGCTTCGCCGATCAGGTGGATCCGCGCGCCGTCTTCGTGCAAGGCAGCATCACCGACCATGACCTGGTCGAGCGCCTCTTCGCCGAGCACCGCTTCGATTACGTGTACCACCTGGCCGCTTATGCCGCCGAGGGCCTCAGCCATTTCATCCGCCGCTTCAACTACACCAACAACCTCATCGGCAGCATCAACCTGATCAATGCCAGCGTGCGCCACGGGGTGAAGTGCTTCGTGTTCACCAGCAGCATCGCCGTGTACGGGGCATTGCCGCCGCCCATGCGCGAGGACATGGTGCCCAAGCCCGAGGACCCCTATGGCGTAGCCAAGTATGCCGTGGAGATGGACCTCTACGCCGCCCGGCACATGTTCGGGCTGGAGTACGTGGTGGTCCGCCCGCACAACGTCTATGGCGAGTACCAGAACCTCGGCGACCGCTACCGCAACGTGGTGGGCATCTTCATGAACCAGTTGATGCAGGGCCAGCCCATGACCGTGTTCGGCGATGGCGAGCAGAAGCGCGCCTTCACCTACATCGGCGATATCGCGCCGATCATCGCCACGGCGGCGCTCACGCCCTCGGCCTTCGGTGAGGTCTTCAACGTGGGCGCCGACACGCCTTGCACCGTGAACCAATTGGCCACGCTGGTGCAGGAGGCGATGGGGATCAAGGGTGAAGTGAGACACCTCGACGCCCGCAATGAGGTCGTCTTCGCCTTCAGCGACCACAGTAAGGTGGAGCGCATCTTCGGCAAGCGACGGGAGACCACATTGGCCGAAGGACTTGCGCGCATGGCGCCCTGGGCCAGGGCAACCGGCGCCCGCGAGAGCAGCCGATTCAGCCACA